In a genomic window of Acipenser ruthenus chromosome 41, fAciRut3.2 maternal haplotype, whole genome shotgun sequence:
- the LOC117434095 gene encoding anionic trypsin-2-like: MKLILLALLFGCAAASLPSDDDKIIGGYECRPHSQPWQVYLTYDSGYRWCGASLISEWWVVSAAHCSMHPSRLTVHLGEHDIFSSEGTEQHIPVAKAINHPGYDEGTTDNDFMLIKLQRPAQFNQYVQPIRLASSCAAAGTPCLISGWGNQIINGVNYASRLQCLDAPILRDAECRGAYGSLITDNMFCAGFLEGGKDSCQGDSGGPVVCDGELQGVVSWGYGCAVPDFPGVYAKVCRYNDWVTQTIARN, encoded by the exons ATGAAGCTTATTCTACTGGCATTGCTGTTCGGCTGCGCAG CGGCTTCCCTCCCCAGCGACGATGACAAGATAATCGGGGGGTACGAGTGCAGACCCCACTCCCAGCCCTGGCAGGTGTACCTGACCTACGACAGCGGGTACCGCTGGTGCGGGGCGTCCCTCATCAGCGAGTGGTGGGTGGTGTCGGCCGCGCACTGCTCCATGCA cCCCAGTCGGCTGACAGTTCACCTGGGAGAGCACGACATCTTCAGCTCCGAGGGGACGGAGCAGCACATCCCCGTCGCCAAGGCGATCAATCACCCCGGTTACGACGAGGGCACCACCGACAACGACTTCATGCTGATTAAGCTGCAGCGGCCCGCCCAGTTCAACCAGTACGTGCAGCCCATCAGACTGGCCTCCAGCTGCGCCGCGGCAGGGACCCCGTGCCTGATATCCGGCTGGGGAAACCAGATCATCAACGGAG TGAACTACGCGTCTCGTCTGCAGTGTTTGGACGCGCCGATCCTGAGAGACGCAGAGTGTCGGGGGGCGTACGGAAGCTTGATCACCGACAACATGTTCTGCGCCGGCTTCCTGGAGGGGGGCAAGGACTCCTGCCAG ggTGACTCCGGGGGACCGGTGGTCTGTGACGGGGAGCTGCAGGGCGTGGTCTCCTGGGGGTACGGCTGTGCGGTCCCAGACTTCCCCGGGGTCTACGCCAAGGTGTGCCGCTACAACGACTGGGTGACTCAAACCATCGCCAGGAACTGA
- the LOC117434096 gene encoding uncharacterized protein LOC117434096: MKAFIVLLLLGAAAAAPIEDEKIIGGYECRPHSQPWQVSLNIGYHFCGGSLINDQWVISAAHCWQNPYSQFAVLGDHHIWQHEGTEQFTTVDAIYWHPRYNYQTLDHDIMLMKLSHPVTITESVRPVSLPRACPSAGEMCVVSGWGNIITDGVFNPFNLQCVDLPILRDEACENSYPGQITSTMVCAGYLEGGKDSCQGDSGGPLVCNGVLQGIVSWGYGCAEVNRPGVYTKVCSLLPWIDDILGSYSRHGAVGPGGGAVDGQRDGSHVRGEEDGLGQPQQHDVMAPGPEVVERVPERGADAARLLRAFVFRQVELAQHHQDSTRAARCRQAGRLSGSGFGGSVAGDGALDPVTEVAHLGVDTGVVPLSAAVPPGHDTLQHAATHDGASGVTLEREEGRRVLRGAQATMRSLVFLLLLGAAAAIDDDKIVGGYECQPHSQPWQVSLNAGYHFCGGSLINDEWVVSAAHCYKSRIEVRLGEHHIKVSEGTEEFISSAKVIRHPRYNAYNIDNDIMLIKLSRPALLSENVQPVALPTSCPPAGTMCRVSGWGNTMNANDNRDLLQCLEIPILSEQDCENSYPGMITPNMFCAGYLEGGKDSCQGDSGGPVVCNGVLQGVVSWGYGCAERNHPGVYTKVCNFSDWIQSTVASN, encoded by the exons ATGAAGGCGTTTATCGTTCTCCTGCTACTCGGAGCTGCAG CCGCGGCCCCCATCGAGGATGAAAAGATTATCGGGGGGTACGAGTGCCGCCCCCACTCCCAGCCCTGGCAGGTCTCCCTCAACATCGGGTACCATTTCTGCGGGGGCTCCCTCATCAACGACCAGTGGGTCATCTCTGCTGCCCACTGCTGGCAGAA CCCCTATTCCCAGTTCGCTGTCCTGGGGGATCATCACATCTGGCAGCACGAGGGCACGGAGCAGTTCACGACTGTGGACGCCATCTACTGGCACCCCAGATACAACTACCAGACCCTGGACCACGACATCATGCTGATGAAGCTCTCTCACCCCGTCACCATCACAGAGTCCGTGCGGCCCGTCTCCCTGCCCCGGGCCTGCCCCAGCGCGGGGGAGATGTGCGTGGTGTCCGGCTGGGGCAACATCATCACCGACGGGG tgTTTAACCCCTTTAACCTGCAGTGTGTGGATCTCCCGATTCTGAGAGATGAAGCCTGTGAGAACTCGTACCCGGGGCAGATCACCAGCACCATGGTGTGTGCAGGGTACCTGGAGGGGGGCAAGGACTCCTGCCAG GGAGACTCTGGGGGTCCGCTGGTGTGCAATGGGGTGCTCCAGGGGATCGTGTCATGGGGGTACGGCTGTGCGGAGGTGAACCGTCCCGGGGTCTACACCAAGGTGTGCTCCCTGCTGCCCTGGATTGATGACATCCTGGGCTCGTACT CCCGACACGGTGCAGTAGGTCCCGGTGGCGGGGCAGTTGACGGGCAGCGGGACGGGTCGCACGTACGGGGTGAAGAGGACGGGCTCGGCCAGCCTCAGCAGCATGACGTCATGGCTCCGGGTCCGGAGGTCGTAGAGCGGGTGCCAGAGCGCGGTGCTGACGCGGCGCGGCTGCTCCGTGCCTTCGTGTTCCGACAGGTCGAACTCGCCCAGCACCACCAGGATTCGACTCGGGCTGCGCGAT gcaggcaggcaggcaggctgtccGGCTCGGGGTTCGGGGGCTCAGTTGCTGGCGACGGTGCTCTGGATCCAGTCACTGAAGTTGCACACCTTGGTGTAGACACCGGGGTGGTTCCTCTCAGCGCAGCCGTACCCCCAGGACACGACACCCTGCAGCACGCCGCTACACACGACGGGGCCTCCGGAGTCAccctggagagagaggaggggcgcAGAGTACTGAGGGGGGCTCAGG CAACGATGAGGTCTCTGGTCTTTCTTCTCCTGTTGGGCGCTGCAG CGGCTATCGACGATGACAAGATCGTCGGCGGGTACGAGTGCCAGCCTCACTCCCAGCCCTGGCAGGTGTCTCTGAACGCCGGCTATCACTTCTGCGGCGGGTCCCTCATCAACGACGAGTGGGTGGTGTCTGCCGCTCACTGCTACAAGTC ACGCATCGAGGTGCGCCTGGGCGAGCACCACATCAAGGTTAGCGAGGGCACCGAGGAGTTCATCAGCTCCGCTAAAGTGATCCGGCACCCGCGCTACAACGCCTACAACATCGACAATGACATCATGCTCATCAAGCTCTCCCGCCCCGCCCTGCTCAGCGAGAACGTGCAGCCCGTTGCCTTGCCAACCAGCTGCCCCCCCGCCGGCACCATGTGTAGAGTGAGCGGATGGGGCAACACCATGAACGCCA aTGATAACCGTGACCTCCTGCAGTGTCTGGAGATCCCGATCCTGTCCGAGCAGGACTGTGAGAACTCCTACCCCGGCATGATCACTCCCAACATGTTCTGCGCGGGATACCTGGAGGGGGGCAAGGACTCCTGCCAG ggTGACTCCGGAGGCCCCGTCGTGTGTAACGGCGTGCTGCAGGGCGTCGTGTCCTGGGGGTACGGCTGCGCTGAGAGGAACCACCCCGGTGTCTACACCAAGGTGTGCAACTTCAGTGACTGGATCCAGAGCACCGTCGCCAGCAACTGA
- the LOC117968827 gene encoding trypsin-like: protein MRIISLVFLCSVFLQNGASSGQGLQEKILGGYPCRRLTQPWQASLNLGYHACGGALLNSHWVISVAHCWFNPSRILVVLGEFDLSEHEGTEQPRRVSTALWHPLYDLRTRSHDVMLLRLAEPVLFTPYVRPVPLPVNCPATGTYCTVSGWGNTVGDGFVMPNKLRCAEAVIVSEPDCETAYPGMTPGTVLCTGYSNMGTSGPCQGDFGGALVCDGVIHGIASWSEVCAHSEGARPAVYTKLCALVPWIQSTLTAD from the exons ATGAGGATCATCAGTCTCGTGTTCTTGTGTTCTGTGTTCCTGCAGAATGGAG CCTCCTCGGGCCAGGGCCTCCAGGAGAAGATCCTCGGGGGATACCCGTGCCGGCGCCTCACGCAGCCCTGGCAGGCTTCACTCAACCTGGGATACCACGCCTGCGGAGGGGCGCTCCTCAACAGCCACTGGGTCATCTCGGTCGCCCACTGCTGGTTCAA CCCGAGTCGAATCCTGGTGGTGCTGGGCGAGTTCGACCTGTCGGAACACGAAGGCACGGAGCAGCCGCGCCGCGTCAGCACCGCGCTCTGGCACCCGCTCTACGACCTCCGGACCCGGAGCCATGACGTCATGCTGCTGAGGCTGGCCGAGCCCGTCCTCTTCACCCCGTACGTGCGACCCGTCCCGCTGCCCGTCAACTGCCCCGCCACCGGGACCTACTGCACCGTGTCGGGCTGGGGCAACACCGTGGGGGACGGGT TCGTTATGCCCAACAAGCTGCGCTGTGCCGAGGCTGTCATCGTTAGCGAGCCGGACTGTGAGACAGCTTACCCGGGGATGACACCCGGGACCGTGCTGTGCACCGGGTACTCAAATATGGGCACCTCGGGCCCGTGCCAG GGTGATTTCGGGGGCGCGCTCGTGTGCGATGGAGTGATTCACGGGATCGCGTCCTGGAGCGAGGTGTGCGCGCACTCGGAGGGAGCGCGCCCCGCCGTGTACACGAAACTGTGCGCGCTCGTGCCCTGGATACAAAGCACGCTGACCGCTGACTGA
- the LOC131709153 gene encoding zinc finger protein 22-like, translated as MSLSDAEEGLVMDTVPSEEEEEEEEEEAGMEFVHINEEGVQVQMSLSDPREDPETPEPLAGEEKTPKETSAELEPLDPPSLCIADPSELGGIVIKQEVDSGESEAEESGETGGLCPVTEDGLSGGQDLFRCPECGQTFSLHSQLASHRRRGHRARERPYYCAVCAKCFYQAGDLRKHQRIHTGKKPHGCPQCGMRFTQSGVLKRHQRTHTGEKPHACPVCGKSFSMKHNLQTHRRIHTGERRYGCEQCGRSFTQLPHLRRHEQVHSGVKPFECSVCSKRFTRASNLRSHQKLHP; from the exons ATGTCTCTGTCGGACGCAGAGGAAGGGCTGGTGATGGACACTGTCCCcagtgaggaggaagaggaggaggaggaggaggaggcagggaTGGAGTTTGTCCACATCAATGAAGAG GGGGTGCAAGTCCAGATGTCTCTGTCGGACCCCAGAGAGGACCCGGAGACCCCAGAACCCCTTGCCGGCGAAGAGAAGACCCCGAAAGAGACGTCCGCCGAACTTGAACCCTTGGATCCCCCCTCCCTGTGCATAGCGGACCCCTCAGAGCTGGGGGGCATCGTGATCAAACAGGAGGTCGATTCGGGAGAGAGCGAAGCAGAGGAGAGCGGGGAGACTGGGGGGCTGTGCCCGGTCACGGAGGACGGGCTCAGCGGCGGGCAGGACCTCTTCCGCTGCCCGGAATGCGGGCAGACTTTCAGTCTCCACTCCCAGCTGGCTTCCCACAGGCGGCGCGGCCACCGCGCCCGGGAGAGACCGTACTACTGCGCGGTCTGTGCCAAGTGCTTCTACCAAGCGGGGGACCTGCGCaagcaccagcgcattcacacgggCAAGAAGCCCCACGGCTGCCCCCAGTGCGGCATGCGCTTCACCCAGTCAGGGGTCCTGAAGCGGCACCAGCGCACGCACACGGGGGAGAAGCCTCACGCCTGCCCCGTGTGCGGGAAGAGCTTCAGCATGAAGCACAACCTGCAGACTCACCGGCGCATCCACACAGGGGAGCGGCGCTACGGCTGCGAGCAGTGCGGGAGGAGCTTCACCCAGCTGCCCCACCTCCGGAGGCACGAGCAGGTCCACTCCGGGGTCAAGCCCTTTGAGTGCTCCGTCTGCAGCAAGCGCTTCACCAGGGCCTCCAATCTGAGATCGCATCAGAAGCTGCACCCGTGA
- the LOC117434099 gene encoding trypsin-2-like, with the protein MRSLVFLLLLGAAAAIDDDKIVGGYECQPHSQPWQVSLNAGYHFCGGSLINDEWVVSAAHCYMSRIEVRLGEHHIEVREGTEEFISSVKVIRHPRYNAYTLDNDIMLIKLSRRALLSENVQPVALPTSCPPAGTMCRVSGWGNTMNANDNGDLLQCLEIPIVSEQDCENSYPGMITPNMFCAGYLEGGKDSCQGDSGGPVVCSGVLQGVVSWGYGCAERNHPGVYTKVCNFSDWIQSTVASN; encoded by the exons ATGAGGTCTCTGGTCTTTCTTCTCCTGTTGGGCGCTGCAG CGGCTATCGACGATGACAAGATCGTCGGCGGGTACGAGTGCCAGCCCCACTCCCAGCCCTGGCAGGTGTCTCTGAACGCCGGCTATCACTTCTGCGGCGGGTCCCTCATCAACGACGAGTGGGTGGTGTCTGCCGCTCACTGCTACATGTC CCGCATCGAGGTGCGCCTGGGCGAGCACCACATCGAGGTTAGGGAGGGCACCGAGGAGTTCATCAGCTCCGTTAAAGTGATCCGGCACCCGCGCTACAACGCCTACACCCTCGACAATGACATCATGCTCATCAAGCTCTCCCGCCGCGCCCTGCTCAGCGAGAACGTGCAGCCCGTTGCCTTGCCAACCAGCTGCCCCCCCGCCGGCACCATGTGTAGAGTGAGCGGATGGGGCAACACCATGAACGCCA atGATAACGGTGACCTCCTGCAGTGCCTGGAGATCCCGATCGTGTCCGAGCAGGACTGTGAGAACTCCTACCCCGGCATGATCACTCCCAACATGTTCTGCGCGGGATACCTGGAGGGGGGCAAGGACTCCTGCCAG ggTGACTCCGGAGGCCCCGTCGTGTGTAGCGGCGTGCTGCAGGGTGTCGTGTCCTGGGGGTACGGCTGCGCTGAGAGGAACCACCCCGGTGTCTACACCAAGGTGTGCAACTTCAGTGACTGGATCCAGAGCACCGTCGCCAGCAACTGA
- the LOC117964972 gene encoding large ribosomal subunit protein bL17m-like, with product MRLTLPVLIAHGRYGRRMGLGPESRINMLRNILTGLVRHERIETTWARADEVRIYAEKLIDYAKKGDTDEKVMKMVSFWLTEKDLVHKLFKVLVPRLGSEQRGYTRLYQIPNRDSLDRAKMAVLELRGNPFPPLVTRQPDSDGSLLNQLLRGYREEVTWSRAAGGD from the exons ATGCGGCTCACTCTCCCGGTTCTGATCGCTCATGGCCGGTATGGGCGGAGGATGGGTCTCGGTCCGGAGTCTCGGATCAATATGCTTCGGAACATTTTAACCGGGCTGGTCAGACACGAACGGATTGAGACGACGTGGGCCCGAGCCGATGAAGTTCGGATATACGCCGAAAAG CTGATCGACTACGCGAAGAAAGGCGACACGGACGAGAAGGTGATGAAGATGGTCAGCTTCTGGCTCACA GAGAAGGACCTCGTACACAAACTCTTCAAGGTTCTGGTCCCGCGGCTGGGGTCCGAGCAGCGCGGATACACGCGGCTCTACCAGATTCCAAACCGAGACTCGCTGGACCGGGCCAAGATGGCCGTGCTGGAGCTGCGGGGCAATCCCTTCCCTCCGCTGGTGACCCGACAGCCCGACAGCGACGGCTCGCTGCTCAACCAGCTGCTCCGAGGCTACCGCGAGGAGGTGACGTGGAGCAGGGCTGCTGGGGGAGACTGA
- the LOC117433828 gene encoding trypsin-like: MRSLVAFVLFGVAVAAALPGEKIVGGYECRPNSKPYQATLNYGYHFCGGVLINDRWVLSVAHCWYNPYAMQIVLGEHNLRVVEGTEQVMKTDTIVWHPSYDYQTLDHDIMLIKLYHPVSVDSFVRPVSLPRGCPPAGMECVVSGWGNTLSDGVYLPLSLQCLDLPILTQAQCDTAYPGMMTSTMLCAGFLEGGKDACNGDSGSPLVCNNEVHGLVSWGTGCAQSHYPGVYTKICSLLPWIESTMASN, encoded by the exons ATGAGATCACTTGTTGCGTTTGTGCTTTTCGGAGTGGCAG TGGCCGCAGCCCTGCCGGGGGAGAAGATCGTTGGGGGGTATGAATGCAGACCCAACTCCAAGCCCTACCAGGCCACTCTCAACTACGGGTACCACTTCTGTGGGGGGGTCCTGATCAACGACCGCTGGGTGCTCTCTGTCGCCCACTGCTGGTACAA ccCCTACGCCATGCAGATAGTCCTGGGGGAGCACAACCTGCGTGTGGTGGAGGGCACGGAGCAGGTGATGAAGACTGACACCATCGTGTGGCACCCCAGCTACGACTACCAGACCCTGGATCACGACATCATGCTGATCAAGCTGTACCACCCGGTCAGCGTGGACAGCTTCGTGAGGCCGGTCAGCCTGCCCCGGGGCTGCCCCCCCGCGGGCATGGAATGCGTGGTGTCAGGCTGGGGCAACACGCTCTCCGACGGAG TGtacctgcctctctctctgcagtgccTGGACCTGCCTATCCTGACTCAGGCACAGTGTGACACTGCCTACCCTGGTATGATGACCAGCACCATGCTCTGCGCTGGATTCCTGGAGGGGGGCAAGGACGCCTGCAAC GGTGACTCTGGCAGCCCGCTGGTGTGTAATAACGAGGTTCACGGGCTGGTTTCGTGGGGTACCGGCTGTGCGCAGAGCCACTACCCCGGAGTCTACACCAAAATCTGCTCCCTGCTCCCCTGGATCGAGAGCACCATGGCGTCGAACTGA